The proteins below come from a single Mesobacillus jeotgali genomic window:
- a CDS encoding L,D-transpeptidase, translated as MKKWLVSMMLLVSMMFFEAPAEAAGGDLIIINKSINQLAYYKNNKLVKTFKVGTGRKASYTPEGKFKIVNKIKNRPYYSGKIPGGDPRNPLGDRWLGLNARGTWGTTYAIHGNNNPKSIGGYVSAGCIRMYDNEVQWLYDQVKVNTPVVITSIQKILQCDRIR; from the coding sequence ATGAAAAAGTGGCTGGTATCAATGATGCTTCTTGTATCAATGATGTTTTTTGAGGCACCTGCAGAGGCTGCCGGCGGGGATTTGATTATCATTAATAAGTCTATCAATCAACTGGCTTATTATAAAAATAATAAACTGGTAAAAACGTTTAAGGTGGGTACTGGGCGGAAAGCATCCTACACGCCTGAGGGCAAATTCAAGATCGTGAACAAAATCAAGAATCGCCCATATTACAGTGGAAAGATTCCTGGCGGGGACCCAAGGAATCCGCTTGGCGACAGATGGCTGGGCTTAAATGCAAGAGGCACATGGGGAACAACGTATGCGATCCACGGTAATAATAATCCTAAATCAATCGGCGGATACGTTAGTGCCGGCTGTATCAGGATGTACGACAACGAAGTGCAATGGCTTTATGACCAGGTTAAGGTAAACACTCCGGTTGTCATCACATCAATCCAAAAAATCCTTCAATGCGATCGCATCCGCTAA